The Synchiropus splendidus isolate RoL2022-P1 chromosome 1, RoL_Sspl_1.0, whole genome shotgun sequence genome includes a window with the following:
- the csdc2a gene encoding cold shock domain-containing protein C2a encodes MSEPSPSSLTDPPLPLTSPRTPLQVSFPFLREGSRVWERKPPQAGELPSPLPTKRTRTYSATVRARSGPVFKGVCKNFSRSQGHGFIRPSHGGEDIFVHVSDVEGEYVPMEGDEVTYKVCPIPPKNQKIQAVEVVITHLNPGTKHETWSGQIISS; translated from the exons atgtcGGAGCCCAGCCCATCCTCCCTGACAGATCCTCCactccccctcacctcccctcGCACCCCGCTCCAGGTCTCCTTCCCTTTCCTCAGAGAGGGCAGTCGTGTTTGGGAGAGGAAACCTCCTCAGGCGGGGGAGCTGCCTTCCCCACTGCCCACCAAGCGCACCCGCACATATTCCGC GACAGTACGAGCCCGGTCCGGCCCGGTCTTTAAAGGCGTGTGTAAGAACTTCTCCAGATCTCAGGGTCATGGGTTCATACGGCCGTCTCATGGTGGAGAGGACATTTTTGTCCACGTTTCAGA TGTGGAAGGGGAGTACGTGCCTATGGAGGGGGACGAGGTGACCTACAAGGTTTGTCCCATCCCTCCCAAAAACCAGAAGATCCAGGCAGTGGAGGTAGTCATCACGCACCTTAACCCCGGCACCAAGCACGAGACCTGGTCCGGCCAAATCATCAGCTCCTAG
- the aco2 gene encoding aconitate hydratase, mitochondrial encodes MATYCLTVARLQLVLGHGARRLHVSAAYRASAKVSMSRFEPNSFVNYEKLQSNVDIVRKRLNRPLTLSEKIVYGHLDDPHNQDIDRGRTYLRLRPDRVAMQDATAQMAMLQFISSGLPRVAVPSTIHCDHLIEAQTGGVKDLARAKEVNQEVYNFLSSAGAKYGVGFWKPGSGIIHQIILENYAYPGVMLIGTDSHTPNGGGLGAICIGVGGADAVDVMAGIPWELKCPKVIGVRLTGSLSGWTSPKDVILKVAGILTVKGGTGAIVEYHGPGVDSISCTGMATICNMGAEIGATTSVFPYNHRMKTYLEKTGRGEISALADEYSDLLVPDEGCEYDQMIEINLDELKPHINGPFTPDLAHPVANVGATAEKNGWPLEVKVGLIGSCTNSSYEDMGRAASVAKQALDKGLKCKAQFTVTPGSEQIRATIERDGYSKILGDVGGVVLANACGPCIGQWDRRDVKKGEKNTIVTSFNRNFTARNDANPATHAFVTSPEIVTALAIAGTLNFNPETDYLTAPDGQKFKLDPPNGDELPARDFDPGQDTYQHPPSDGTSLKVDVSPQSNRLQLLEPFDKWSGGDLEDMQVLIKVKGKCTTDHISAAGPWLKFRGHLDNISNNMLIGAVNSENDAVNKVKNHLNGEYGGVPDVARHYKANGLSWVVVGDDNYGEGSSREHAALEPRHLGGRAIIVKSFARIHETNLKKQGLLPLTFSNPSDYDKIRPDDKLSIKGLKTFTPGKPLTAVVKHSDGSVDTLELNHSFNETQIEWFQAGSALNRMKALQH; translated from the exons ATGGCAACCTACTGTCTGACAGTCGCTAGGCTTCAG CTTGTGCTGGGCCATGGGGCTCGCCGTCTCCACGTGTCAGCTGCCTACAGAGCATCAGCCAAAGTCTCCATGAGCCGCTTTGAGCCCAACTCCTTTGTCAACTATGAGAAGCTGCAGTCAAATGTTGATATTGTGCGCAAAAG ACTCAACCGTCCTCTTACTCTGTCGGAGAAGATTGTCTACGGCCATCTGGATGACCCTCACAATCAGGACATCGACCGCGGCCGCACCTACCTGCGCTTGCGTCCAGACCGTGTGGCTATGCAAGATGCCACTGCACAGATGGCCATGCTCCAGTTCATCAGCAGTGGTCTGCCACGAGTGGCCGTGCCCTCCACCATCCACTGTGACCACTTGATAGAAGCACAGACTGGTGGAGTCAAGGATCTTGCCAGAGCCAAG gaGGTCAACCAGGAGGTCTACAACTTCCTGTCGAGTGCAGGTGCCAAATATGGAGTTGGTTTCTGGAAGCCTGGCTCAGGCATCATCCATCAG atcatcCTGGAGAACTACGCTTACCCAGGTGTCATGCTGATCGGCACAGATTCCCACACACCAAATGGTGGTGGCCTTGGTGCCATCTGCATCGGAGTGGGAGGAGCTGATGCTGTAGATGTGATGGCTGGAATCCCTTGGGAGCTCAAGTGTCCAAAG GTAATCGGCGTACGATTGACTGGATCCCTCTCTGGGTGGACCTCTCCAAAGGATGTCATCCTGAAGGTGGCTGGAATTCTTACTGTCAAAGGAGGCACTGGAGCCATTGTGGAGTATCATGGTCCAGGAGTCGACTCCATTTCCTGTACTG GAATGGCAACCATTTGCAACATGGGAGCAGAAATTGGTGCCACAACCTCAGTGTTTCCCTACAACCACCGCATGAAGACATACCTGGAGAAGACTGGTCGTGGAG AAATCTCTGCTCTGGCTGATGAGTATTCTGATCTGCTGGTGCCAGATGAAGGCTGCGAGTATGACCAGATGATTGAGATCAATCTGGATGAG TTGAAGCCCCACATCAATGGCCCCTTCACCCCTGACCTTGCTCACCCCGTGGCCAATGTTGGAGCTACAGCAGAGAAGAACGGCTGGCCCCTGGAGGTGAAAGTTG GCTTGATTGGTAGCTGCACAAACTCCAGCTACGAGGACATGGGCCGCGCCGCCTCCGTGGCCAAACAGGCTCTGGACAAAGGCCTCAAGTGCAAAGCTCAGTTCACTGTCACCCCTGGGTCTGAGCAGATCCGTGCCACTATTGAAAGAGATGGATAC TCAAAGATTCTCGGTGATGTCGGCGGTGTGGTTCTGGCCAATGCCTGCGGACCTTGCATTGGACAGTGGGACAG ACGTGATGTGAAAAAAGGAGAGAAGAACACAATCGTCACATCATTCAACCGAAACTTCACTGCCAGGAATGATGCTAACCCTGCAACACATGCTTTTGTCACTTCCCCTGAG ATTGTTACAGCCTTGGCCATCGCAGGAACCCTGAACTTCAACCCTGAGACCGACTACCTTACTGCTCCTGATGGGCAGAAGTTCAAGCTGGACCCCCCTAACGGAGATGAACTCCCTGCCAGAGATTTCGACCCAGGCCAGGACACCTATCAGCACCCACCAAGTGACGGCACCAGCCTCAAGGTGGACGTCAGCCCTCAGAGCAACCGTCTGCAGCTCCTGGAGCCTTTTGACAAGTGGAGCGGTGGAGACCTGGAGGACATGCAGGTCCTCATCAAG GTGAAGGGCAAATGCACCACTGACCACATCAGTGCTGCTGGCCCCTGGCTCAAGTTCCGTGGTCACCTGGATAACATCTCCAACAACATGCTGATTGGCGCAGTCAACAGTGAGAATGATGCGGTGAACAAGGTGAAGAATCATCTGAACGGAGAGTACGGAGGCGTCCCAGATGTGGCTCGACACTACAAG GCCAATGGCCTGTCATGGGTTGTTGTTGGTGACGACAACTACGGTGAGGGTTCCAGCCGAGAGCACGCTGCTCTGGAGCCAAGGCACCTGGGTGGACGGGCAATCATTGTGAAGAGCTTTGCCAGAATCCATG AAACTAACCTCAAGAAGCAGGGCCTGCTTCCTCTGACCTTCAGCAACCCCTCAGACTATGATAAGATCCGCCCTGATGACAAGCTCTCCATCAAAGGACTCAAAACATTCACTCCCGGAAAG CCTCTGACCGCCGTGGTGAAGCACAGTGACGGCAGTGTGGACACATTGGAACTGAATCACAGCTTCAACGAGACGCAGATCGAATGGTTCCAGGCTGGATCTGCCCTGAACAGGATGAAGGCGTTGCAGCACTGA